The Ciona intestinalis unplaced genomic scaffold, KH HT000186.2, whole genome shotgun sequence genome has a segment encoding these proteins:
- the LOC100184024 gene encoding ubiquitin carboxyl-terminal hydrolase 20-like yields MDRLHEEMKYPVPILTENDQKLDIRCGMSVPDIRSLFHEAGDAPTQSLQSKPTLGKYPNDAMRQSRDDMMTISTSSDDSYHSCDDLASLSSEMDQETQPMLGDSQQESTFPKELDELHSSGSPLYRSTSMPSILTPPPASTTPPEDIRRKRTVSSRSTTNVVSNNQQKAPSPPKEKRFEYRSVISDIFDGALRSSVQCRTCGSLSHTKETFQDLSLPIPGKDDTARLHSNPCSNAESYNPWWHSFLGWLESWFWGSGVTLTDCLSAFFSADELKGDNMYSCSKCKKLRNGIKYCTLLQLPEVLCIHLKRFRHEYFTSYSTKISSTVIFPLEGLDLSRYLAKDHDTVNAMYDLSSVIVHHGGAGGGHYTAYCKNPASKEWYEFDDQYVTLVPEATVTEAEPYVLFYSKKSSNVEIAREEVLQLDKETEPSFMKFYVSVEWLVKFLSFAEPGPINNHHFLCPHENIEPTMFDQIGSRVCLVSEQTWHALHKMFGGGPAVTRVQPCAVCVKEAKLLEERRIREREMYLKVFLAVKIVLHLCVGNLID; encoded by the exons ATGGACCGCCTACATGAGGAAATGAAATACCCTGTCCcgattttaacagaaaatgaCCAAAAATTGGACATACGTTGCGGCATGTCTGTTCCTGATATAAGATCTCTATTTCATGAAGCAGGCGACGCCCCA aCTCAAAGCTTACAGAGCAAACCTACACTGGGGAAATACCCTAATGACGCCATGCGGCAATCACGTGACGACATGATGACAATCAGTACCTCGTCAGACGATAGTTACCACTCCTGTGACGACTTGGCTAGCTTATCTAGTGAAATGGACCA AGAAACACAGCCAATGCTTGGAGACAGCCAGCAGGAGTCTACATTTCCAAAG GAGCTCGACGAGCTCCATTCTTCTGGTTCTCCTCTGTACAGAAGTACATCCATGCCTTCGATTTTGACCCCTCCTCCTGCTTCCACCACTCCTCCTGAGGATATAAGAAGAAAGAGAACTGTCTCTTCTCGTTCTACTACTAATGTCGTATCGAATAATCAACAAAAAg CCCCCTCACCCCCCAAAGAGAAACGGTTTGAATACAGAAGCGTGATTTCTGATATTTTTGACGGTGCTTTACGAAGTTCTGTACAATGTCGTACATGCGGTTCTTTGTCACACACTAAAGAGACTTTCCAG GACCTCTCCCTCCCAATTCCTGGCAAGGACGACACGGCGCGTTTACATAGTAACCCTTGTTCTAATGCGGAAAGTTACAACCCCTGGTGGCATAGCTTCTTGGGCTGGCTAGAATC atGGTTCTGGGGTTCCGGTGTCACGCTCACAGACTGTCTTTCTGCATTTTTCTCGGCAGACGAGTTGAAAGGAGATAATATGTACAGTTGTAGCAAATGCAAAAA gCTCCGAAACGGCATAAAATACTGCACTTTATTACAACTACCGGAAGTGCTATGCATCCACTTAAAAAGATTTCGTCACGAATATTTTACTTCGTATTCGACGAAAATTTCTTCGACTGTTATATTTCCGCTTGAG GGACTTGACTTGAGCAGGTACCTTGCGAAAGATCATGACACAGTAAACGCCATGTACGATTTATCTTCTGTGATTGTACACCACGGGGGCGCTGGGG GTGGCCATTACACAGCATATTGTAAAAACCCTGCCAGTAAAGAATGGTACGAGTTTGATGACCAGTATGTTACCCTTGTACCTGAAGCCACTGTTACAGAAGCAGAACCATATGTCTTGTTTTACAG CAAAAAAAGCAGCAACGTAGAAATAGCCAGAGAAGAAGTTTTGCAACTGGACAAGGAAACGGAGCCTTCTTTCATGAAATTCTATGTTTCTGTTGAATGGCTTGTcaagtttttaagttttgccGAACCAGGGCCCATTAACAACCATCATTTTCTATGCCCACATGAGA atattGAGCCGACTATGTTCGACCAAATCGGGTCCCGCGTGTGCCTCGTGTCCGAACAGACCTGGCACGCATTGCACAAGATGTTCGGGGGTGGCCCAGCGGTCACGAGGGTACAGCCTTGCGCAGTTTGTGTAAAAGAAGCCAAACTTTTAGAAGAACGACGGATTAGGGAACGAGAGATGTATTTGAAGGTATTTTTAgctgtaaaaatagttttgcatTTATGTGttggaaacctcattgattaa
- the LOC100179329 gene encoding pyridoxal phosphate homeostasis protein-like — translation MKYKIMPQVFPDIAANLAGIRTGIDSAVQKRPQTVPTVQPILVAVSKTKPLSLIKQAYDAGQRHFGENYLKELVVKSNSPDMAELCPDIKWHYIGTFQKKMASVLMRVSNLHMLETLNGAKEADAVNSRWKSTEPLQVLVQVNTSGEESKSGVTASECTELAGHIHRNCSNLKLAGLMTIGSFGYDCTQGPNPDFTKLAECRKTVCKELGIPEKDLQLSMGMSHDYTHAIEMGSTMVRVGTAIFGARDYNKTEEQ, via the exons atgaaatataaaatcatgcCACAAGTTTTTCCAGATATTGCCGCAAATTTAGCAGGAATTCGAACGGGTATTGACAGTGCAGTACAGAAAAGACCCCAG ACAGTTCCTACAGTGCAACCAATACTTGTAGCAGTCAGTAAGACCAAACCACTCAGTTTAATCAAGCAAGCATATGATGCGGGCCAGCGTCATTTTGGCGAGAATTACCTAAAAGAATTGGTTGTGAAATCCAACAGCCCTGAC ATGGCTGAGCTCTGCCCTGACATCAAGTGGCATTACATTGGAACCTTCCAGAAGAAAATGGCAAGCGTGCTCATGCGCGTGTCGAACCTGCATATGCTTGAGACACTGAATGGCGCCAAAGAGGCAGACGCAGTAAACAGCAGGTGGAAATCTACTGAACCGTTACAAGTTCTTGTGCAAGTTAACACCAGTGGAGAAGAAa GTAAAAGCGGAGTAACTGCTTCAGAGTGTACGGAACTGGCGGGTCACATACACAGAAACTGCTCTAACCTAAAACTAGCCGGCCTTATGACCATTGGCTCTTTTGGATATGACTGTACTCAAGGCCCCAACCCAGATTTTACCAAGCTGGCAGAGTGCAGAAAAACAGTGTGTAAAGAATTAGGTATTCCTGAAAAAGATTTGCAGCTAAGTATGGGCATGTCTCATGACTACACACATGCG ATTGAAATGGGCAGTACTATGGTCAGAGTCGGTACCGCAATTTTTGGGGCAAGAGATTACAACAAAACTGAAGAACAATAA